In Rhizoctonia solani chromosome 7, complete sequence, one DNA window encodes the following:
- a CDS encoding Sec7 guanine nucleotide exchange factor gives MTEQADQWVQAWKSDLIRVPTKSSLAAFFIGINDTGDVNGWTNITDWSAFWKAEMNSYFRVVDQVYDTGLRHFLFLNVPDRPTSGSNPQIATFNSLLAQHVAFKASNKDVSAILFDTNKLFADILDNAAAYGFTNTTGFFGDRLNLNVTGAQVQSGDIISNGTSSGGANWIQMITGCYQGRPSECPRTLWDFAFGGATIDPDIVALEAEWIIPLTDQGGQWVQARNDNLLEAPGDNSLAAFFIGINDMLGATPWKNVTEWDTFWNGALDSYFEVVASTADFDRAPGLVGNPNVANHAAQVRTFNSLLEKRIEEFKASKHSPSQFGFANTTGFCGCSDPEYFWRDPYHPTEKFHRLIADGVLSELEKMMDDLVDRRALTGPIGLKSSPAAIGVARLSARAPCGILRSREQPSTQPCSERKLIEAPGNDSLAAFFIGINDTSDVKGWTNITDWMAFWNREMDSYFRTVEQVYDTGIRSFLFLNVPTRDRSPGSLGRPDVGNQIAQVKNFNILLEQRVNAFKSSRNDTSVVLFDTNMLMDEALDNARQFGFTNTTGFCRCSDPGYFWYAPCISEDTEHMDRARSPPPPPGSAALRADMVAKLKRAASLPRMKDGRRPPMPMHSEGVSEGERVIPHSDDPDVERRRAAHAVGHEPDTETEGESGAVSEPTPNVGVYGRTDSLRTIRPGDTPKETPSTGLQRSATTGGKIETQKSTIPMPKSPGSEDGEDWTEDDPAVVANSRPPPLVIPTTNEQSVPQLHPAPPPRKRTRSRSRSRSRSLERKRIAQQLKQLEEEAQMSSSTDDHPPLPDLGPDALGPYYSPLVYSTPMSSMTPHPLPGSRAQSPALELALSAAMLNAARTPPLAALQQQIQARSASRSPTPNLLGSPIFQTPISPTTPMMLNPGVPSLDHIRDRLGAHLFRSKSAKERMEQQGEEYQIPLPPSRVNTPSALSRANTPGLGRSNTTAGTPIGDRNVVRQVMMKKLVGRVDKERGDGDQTSGAEDTVLMHGRATPFGGKPITPGTANGVRPNTPGNIARANTPGVRSPTPGGRGGAQTPDGGTSSNPGTPTQGKRGKRSHRRRSRNGVVPVVDDREDSQAVAPQRATSTTYSPNTHVLPVQKDDDDDDDERVTELQRQRSLREREKALQKLAGGPLSRAPSAHRPPLVEEEDDETPEANVPTHPTLPTPASTTPQPRFPHHISDTSVHSGTSIPVFMSDQGTLSSFRTDAFPVTISQYHKEGNSPATRVLEEVEDQEYEGEQEQVVYPESPRAKARRTLIEAFEKNGMGKSDSSLGNGVPDYAKHVELDEDEDNDGETDREVQPPFPAYHPPKPSHASWISRPSTVDMSSPQVELSALLPSTPPTTTLFPNSPQLDPHGSSASLSSNLGFPAGASSTTSGHSSSQNQQTTSASQNPSFTDWEDVPDSDLPAPQSSKRGKKDGSVGRGWSQKVMTSFGSLSRSASRAEGRRSRSNSIVTGKREDSVNRESAASATSGKTDGTHSQGSHHTAGQNSHPGASVMSLTNHMHGGVSPLPPVLSTDPRLADNKLHAFPGIHKLEAERERKLRERGQSVSNNLDNVEQFSNSATPSPEREPLTFALPKYRRCPPKQEYLDIRASDATPAKGLPHTRDGVKKWLKVFQPTSGGNNKPARNRKASLTDVITGRMRLSENGSTRGSNAKQRPPLEHQTGRSLSPSEVTPSPASTHSLSFSTTLSPAGSPRNSKPTKPLLKLDYVMAQVEALLSSDSQSRPVQLDDPPRKLLLMSPVLQVVNQNTVKDRYLFLFTDLLVIAKPLILEDDSARDAHKPSLERTLVIRSVIELHKLHLHSIRDEHTPLVSSSDAEPQPAMKLFAQKFAKDGIHAVASLQEKAKLQNEPATVAQLLFQTTELDRVQLGLVLAHRSSKAILRHFIDRFGFATIRIDHALRIFLLSIVLPSDSGSVDYLLATFATRWFEANSGVVAFDKDLAIRLVLAIMQLNSALHSGYDAQFSFPNRAISVRDFIDAFRTRDVRMLVPDEVLERIYASVRHQRIDQALDPREDAPVKNVIISPGRLPDRLTCRVASEPITIRIPEPDSDFTIRLYGQDLTFEPSVLDFSDSNEQTFKVVGNSFGTKSMIMARTGPNAALYTGLPLSNKFSVERAFMRNTFQVSFVRHTEQPRKYMFSVEGSLVHQQWMSVMRRQIARAVEADAAVAPVGALSTQARRAAEAVAVQVLRDTLIAPEEGRNTTTNSHRPGHTRVGSSMLAFGEGLASSTQSSSTPKGAPRTGHDLVTICQQNSLLPLVLGFLHSRMDKNKEDQSEDELSKSWSGSGGINGLSSGLNGLGRI, from the exons ATGACTGAGCAGGCGGACCAATGGGTACAGGCTTGGAAGAGCGATCTCATTCGAGTACCCACCAAGAGTTCGCTAGCAGCGTTCTTTATTGGGATCAATGATACGGGAGATGTGAACGGTTGGACGAAT ATTACAGACTGGTCAGCGTTTTGGAAAGCCGAAATGAATTCTTACTTCAGAGTCGTG GACCAAGTTTACGATACTGGCCTTAGGCATTTTTTGTTCCTGAACGTACCGGACCGACCCACATCTGGAAGTAACCCACAGATTGCGACATTCAACTCCCTTCTTGCCCAGCACGTAGCTTTCAAAGCTTCGAATAAGGATGTATCAGCTATCCTTTTTGACACCAATAAGCTCTTCGCTGATATACTAGACAACGCAGCTGCCTATGGCTTCACTAACACCACCGG TTTTTTCGGGGACAGACTTAACTTGAATGTGACGGGGGCGCAGGTTCAGAGTGGAGATATCATTTCCAATGGG ACAAGCTCTGGAGGTGCTAATTGG ATCCAAATGATTACTGGGTGTTATCAAGGTCGTCCATCTGAGTGCCCACGCACTTTATGGGATTTTGCTTTTGGGGGAGCAACTATCGATCCAGACAT CGTAGCTCTCGAAGCTGAATGGATAATCCCATTGACGGACCAAGGTGGCCAGTGGGTGCAGGCCAGGAATGACAACTTACTTGAGGCACCAGGAGACAACTCGCTTGCTGCCTTTTTTATTGGTATTAACGACATGCTTGGGGCAACACCGTGGAAAAAT GTTACGGAATGGGATACATTCTGGAATGGAGCCTTGGATTCGTACTTTGAAGTTGTGGCAAGTACAGCTGATTTCG ATCGTGCGCCTGGGCTGGTGGGAAACCCAAATGTAGCAAACCACGCAGCACAGGTTCGGACATTCAACTCTCTCCTAGAAAAAAGGATCGAGGAGTTCAAAGCATCCAAAC ACAGTCCGAGCCAGTTTGGGTTCGCGAATACCACAGG ATTCTGTGGATGTTCTGATCCCGAATATTTCTGGCGCG ATCCGTACCACCCTACGGAGAAGTTTCACCGCCTGATTGCAGATGGCGTTCTCAGTGAACTTGAGAAGATGAT GGACGATCTTGTTGATAGACGAGCTCTGACGGGGCCAATTGG ATTGAAATCATCACCGGCTGCTATAGGGGTCGCCCGTCTGAGTGCCCGCGCGCCTTGTGGAATTTTGCGTTCGCGGGAGCAGCCATCGACCCAGCCAT GCTCGGAAAGAAAATTAATTGAGGCGCCGGGAAACGACTCATTGGCCGCATTCTTTATTGGTATTAATGATACTTCGGATGTGAAAGGATGGACGAAT ATAACGGACTGGATGGCGTTTTGGAATAGGGAAATGGACTCTTACTTTAGAACTGTG GAGCAAGTCTACGACACCGGAATACGATCGTTCTTGTTCCTTAATGTTCCAACTCGGGATCGCTCTCCGGGTTCTCTGGGCAGACCTGACGTAGGAAACCAAATTGCCCAAGTCAAGAATTTCAACATTCTCCTCGAACAAAGAGTCAATGCATTTAAATCATCCAGGAACGATACATCTGTAGTACTGTTCGACACGAACATGCTGATGGATGAAGCGCTGGACAACGCACGTCAGTTTGGGTTTACGAATACTACAGG GTTCTGTCGGTGCTCGGATCCGGGGTACTTTTGGTACG CTCCATGCATTTCTGAGGATACCGAACACATGGATCGTGCACGGtctcctccacccccaccaGGGTCGGCCGCACTCCGAGCAGATATGGTTGCTAAACTGAAGCGTGCAGCCTCACTTCCTCGAATGAAGGATGGCCGTCGACCTCCGATGCCAATGCATTCCGAGGGTGTTAGCGAAGGTGAACGTGTTATTCCACACAGTGACGATCCCGACGTCGAGCGTAGAAGAGCAGCACATGCGGTCGGTCATGAGCCTGACACAGAAACCGAGGGCGAGTCAGGAGCTGTCAGCGAGCCTACTCCCAACGTCGGCGTCTATGGCCGCACAGATTCGCTGAGGACTATCAGGCCGGGCGATACCCCAAAAGAGACCCCATCTACTGGACTCCAACGAAGTGCGACGACCGGAGGGAAAATCGAGACACAAAAGTCGACAATCCCAATGCCCAAGTCACCGGGTTCGGAAGACGGAGAAGATTGGACAGAAGATGATCCTGCTGTTGTTGCCAACTCACGTCCACCACCGCTCGTCATACCCACAACCAATGAACAGTCGGTTCCCCAACTTCACCCTGCACCTCCCCCACGAAAACGCACTCGCTCGCGGTCACGATCCAGATCCCGCTCTCTCGAACGTAAACGTATTGCGCAGCAACTCAAACaattggaagaggaagcacAGATGAGCTCATCCACAGACGATCACCCCCCTTTACCTGACCTGGGTCCCGATGCGCTTGGCCCATATTATTCACCACTCGTATATTCTACGCCCATGTCCTCAATGACACCGCATCCTCTCCCGGGCTCGCGCGCGCAGTCTCCGGCACTAGAGTTGGCCCTCTCAGCCGCTATGCTCAATGCTGCTCGTACCCCACCTCTGGCCGCTCTTCAGCAACAAATCCAAGCCCGTTCAGCCTCACGTAGCCCAACACCTAACTTGCTAGGATCACCCATATTCCAAACGCCAATTTCACCCACAACCCCTATGATGCTCAATCCGGGTGTGCCATCACTCGATCATATCAGAGACAGGCTCGGCGCACATCTGTTCAGGTCAAAAAGCGCGAAGGAAAGGATGGAGCAGCAGGGTGAAGAATATCAAATCCCACTTCCACCTTCACGAGTCAACACACCGTCTGCGCTCTCTCGAGCAAACACACCGGGACTGGGGAGAAGTAATACGACCGCAGGAACCCCTATTGGCGACAGAAATGTTGTGCGTCAAGTCATGATGAAGAAACTGGTCGGACGAGTGGATAAGGAGCGCGGAGACGGGGATCAGACAAGCGGGGCGGAGGATACAGTCCTCATGCATGGTCGAGCAACGCCGTTTGGAGGCAAACCGATTACGCCAGGGACTGCGAATGGGGTGCGACCAAACACTCCTGGAAATATTGCTCGTGCCAATACCCCTGGGGTCAGATCTCCTACACCAGGTGGGCGAGGGGGCGCACAAACTCCAGACGGTGGAACCTCATCAAATCCCGGCACTCCGACGCAGGGAAAGCGCGGCAAACGCTCGCATCGAAGAAGAAGCCGTAATGGAGTTGTCCCTGTTGTGGACGACCGGGAAGACTCTCAGGCAGTTGCTCCTCAACGAGCTACATCCACGACTTATTCGCCAAATACTCATGTCTTGCCTGTGCAAAaagacgacgatgacgacgatgacgaaaGGGTGACAGAGTTGCAACGTCAACGCAGCCTCAGGGAGCGTGAAAAAGCTCTGCAGAAACTGGCGGGTGGGCCGTTGTCCCGAGCACCTAGCGCTCACCGCCCACCCCTTgtggaagaggaagatgatGAAACCCCTGAGGCTAATGTACCGACTCACCCTACATTGCCGACTCCTGCCTCCACAACACCTCAGCCACGCTTCCCGCACCATATTTCAGACACATCTGTACATTCCGGCACATCCATTCCCGTTTTTATGAGCGACCAAGGAACCTTGAGCTCGTTTAGGACCGATGCCTTCCCTGTGACTATCAGTCAGTATCACAAAGAGGGTAATAGCCCTGCTACAAGAGTCTTAGAGGAGGTAGAGGATCAAGAATACGAAGGCGAGCAAGAACAGGTTGTTTACCCTGAGTCTCCCCGAGCCAAGGCGCGCCGAACCTTGATCGAGGCGTTTGAGAAGAATGGAATGGGGAAGAGTG ACTCATCTCTCGGGAATGGCGTTCCTGACTATGCGAAGCACGTTGAATTggatgaagacgaagacaACGATGGTGAAACAGACCGTGAGGTTCAACCCCCATTCCCTGCCTACCATCCTCCCAAGCCATCGCATGCTTCGTGGATTTCCAGACCAAGCACGGTGGACATGTCATCTCCGCAGGTTGAACTGTCGGCGCTCCTACCCTCAACTCCACCCACTACCACCTTATTCCCTAACTCTCCCCAACTGGATCCTCACGGTAGCAGCGCTTCGCTCTCCTCCAACCTTGGTTTCCCGGCGGGCGCATCATCTACCACATCCGGACACTCGTCGAGCCAAAACCAACAAACGACTTCGGCTTCACAAAATCCATCATTTACTGACTGGGAAGACGTCCCCGATAGCGACCTGCCTGCTCCTCAGTCATCTAAACGCGGCAAAAAAGACGGGAGTGTGGGCCGTGGGTGGTCCCAAAAGGTTATGACCAGCTTTGGCAGTCTCAGTCGGAGCGCAAGTCGAGCAGAAGGAAGGCGATCGCGTTCTAACAGCATTGTCACCGGGAAACGTGAGGACTCGGTGAACCGGGAGAGCGCAGCCAGTGCAACAAGCGGCAAGACGGACGGAACCCATTCGCAGGGGTCCCATCATACCGCCGGGCAGAACTCTCATCCTGGTGCTTCCGTTATGTCTCTGACAAATCATATGCACGGTGGTGTATCCCCTCTTCCGCCCGTGTTATCAACAGACCCAAGATTGGCGGACAACAAACTTCATGCATTCCCTGGGATCCATAAGCTTGAGGCCGAACGAGAGCGAAAGCTTCGAGAACGGGGGCAGTCGGTATCGAACAATCTTGACAATGTTGAGCAGTTCTCAAACAGTGCGACTCCAAGTCCCGAGCGTGAA CCGCTTACTTTCGCGCTTCCAAAATACAGGCGCTGTCCCCCAAAGCAAGAATATCTTGACATCCGGGCAAGTGATGCAACACCGGCAAAAGGGCTTCCCCACACTCGGGACGGAGTCAAAAAATGGCTCAAAGTATTTCAACCCACTAGTGGGGGGAACAACAAACCAGCGCGCAATCGCAAGGCCTCTCTCACTGATGTCATCACCGGTCGCATGCGATTGTCCGAGAACGGCTCTACCCGTGGGTCCAATGCCAAACAACGCCCACCTCTGGAACACCAAACTG GCCGCAGCTTGTCGCCGTCGGAAGTAACTCCTTCTCCAGCGAGCACACATTCTTTATCTTTTTCGACCACACTATCCCCCGCTGGTTCACCCCGCAATTCCAAGCCTACTAAACCCTTGCTCAAGCTTGATTACGTTATGGCTCAAGTAGAGGCACTACTCTCGTCCGACTCTCAGTCCCGGCCCGTGCAACTTGACGACCCACCTCGCAAACTGTTGCTCATGAGCCCGGTGTTGCAAGTCGTCAATCAGAATACTGTCAAAGACCGGTACTTGTTCTTATTCACGGATCTATTAGTTATTGCCAAGCCCCTCATCCTGGAGGACGATTCGGCTCGCGATGCGCACAAACCTTCGCTCGAACGCACTTTGGTCATTCGGAGTGTGATTGAACTGCACAAACTTCATCTCCACTCTATCCGTGATGAGCATACACCTCTGGTTTCTTCTTCAGATGCTGAACCCCAACCGGCGATGAAGTTGTTTGCACAGAAGTTCGCAAAGGATGGAATCCACGCCGTTGCGTCTCTCCAAGAAAAGGCTAAGCTCCAAAACGAGCCTGCTACTGTCGCTCAGCTCTTATTTCAAACCACTGAGCTTGACCGGGTACAACTTGGTCTAGTTCTGGCTCACAGAAGCTCCAAGGCAATCCTTCGGCATTTTATTGATCGCTTCGGTTTTGCGACCATCCGGATCGACCACGCTTTGAGGATTTTCTTGCTCTCGATTGTATTACCATCCGACTCCGGTTCGGTCGACTACTTACTCGCTACATTTGCCACTCGGTGGTTCGAAGCAAACTCGGGAGTCGTAGCGTTTGACAAGGATTTGGCCATTCGCTTGGTTTTGGCGATAATGCAACTGAACTCGGCGCTTCACTCTGGTTACGATGCTCAATTCAGCTTTCCCAACCGTGCTATTTCCGTTCGCGACTTCATTGACGCATTCCGTACGCGCGATGTGAGAATGCTCGTTCCTGACGAAGTTCTCGAGAGGATCTACGCGTCAGTAAGACACCAACGTATTGATCAAGCCCTAGATCCGCGCGAGGATGCCCCCGTGAAGAATGTCATTATTTCTCCAGGACGCCTACCTGATCGACTAACTTGTCGTGTTGCATCCGAACCTATTACCATTCGAATTCCTGAGCCTGATTCAGACTTCACCATTCGACTCTACGGTCAAGACCTTACCTTCGAGCCTAGCGTACTTGACTTTTCCGATTCGAACGAACAGACATTCAAAGTCGTCGGAAACTCGTTTGGTACCAAGTCAATGATCATGGCACGCACTGGACCTAATGCAGCGCTTTACACTGGTCTCCCATTGAGCAACAAATTCAGCGTCGAGCGTGCCTTCATGCGTAATACATTTCAAGTCTCGTTCGTACGGCATACAGAGCAGCCACGCAAATATATGTTCAGTGTCGAAGGAAGTCTTGTGCACCAGCAATGGATGAGTGTCATGCGGAGACAAATCGCTCGTGCTGTAGAGGCGGATGCTGCTGTAGCCCCAGTTGGAGCGTTATCTACCCAAGCACGCCGAGCGGCCGAGGCTGTAGCCGTCCAAGTCCTTCGTGATACACTTATTGCTCCCGAGGAAGGTCGTAACACGACTACCAACTCGCATCGGCCCGGCCACACCCGTGTAGGATCTTCGATGCTCGCATTCGGCGAAGGTTTAGCATCAAGCACTCAATCATCATCGACTCCCAAGGGTGCTCCAAGAACGGGACATGATTTGGTTACCATCTGTCAACAGAATAGTTTGCTCCCGCTTGTCCTTGGCTTTTTGCATTCACGTATGGAcaagaacaaggaagatCAAAGCGAAGATGAGCTCAGCAAGTCTTGGAGTGGGAGCGGCGGTATCAATGGATTGAGCTCTGGTCTAAATGGACTAGGCAGGATCTGA